GAAAAGCATCTTTCGCACATCTGAAAGATAAAGAAGGAACCATTCAACTCTACGCGACAAGAGACGATTTGGGTGAAGAGAATTATTCCCTTTTCAAATCCCTGGATCTGGGAGACTGGATCGGAGTGGAAGGTTGGCTCTTTCAAACCCAGAAAGGGGAAACAACACTTCATCTAACGTCTGTTCAATTGCTTGCAAAATGTATACGCCCTCTTCCCGTTGTAAAGGAAAAAGACGGAGTGATCTATGATGCTTTCTCGGATGTGGAACAACGTTACAGAATGCGCTATGTGGATCTTGTAGTAAATGATTCCGTCAGAGAAACATTCAAGATGCGTTCCAGAATCGTATCCGAAATTAGAAAGTTTTTAACCAACGAAGGATTTTTAGAAGTAGAAACTCCCATGATGCAATCGATTGCGGGAGGTGCGGCGGCAAAACCGTTTGTCACTCATCACAATACTTTGGATATGGATTTGTTTCTCAGAATCGCACCCGAATTGTATCTCAAACGATTGATCGTGGGAGGACTCGACCGTGTATTCGAGCTCAATAGAAACTTCAGAAATGAAGGGATTTCCACAAAACACAATCCTGAATTCACAATGATGGAAGCCTATATGGCGTTCGGTGATATGGAATCGATGCTGAAACTCACGGAAAACATGATCGTATCCGTTGCGGAGTCCATCGGCAAAGGTTTGAAATTCGCTTATGGCAAAGAGATGATCGATATCACCCCCCCATGGAAACGGGTGCGTTATGTGGATATCATAAATGAATATTCGGGAATTGATTTCAGCAAAGTAACAAGCCTTGCCGAAGCAAAGGAAAAAGCGAAAGCGGTAAAAGTGGATGCGGACGACTCGGTATCCATTTGGAAAGTATGCGACGAAGTTTTCAGTGCGCTTGTGGAACCGAATTTGATTCAACCGATCTTCATCACTGATTTTCCGAAAGAACTATCCCCTCTCGCCAAATCCAGGGAAGACGATCCGCGTTATGTGGAACGATTCGAGCCTTATGTGGCAGGCAGGGAAATCGGAAATGCCTTTACTGAGTTAAACGATCCTTTCGACCAACGGGAAAGATTCGAAGAACAGGTAAAACAAAGAGAAGCCGGAGACGATGAGGCATTTATGATGGACGAAGATTATATTCGTGCTTTGGAGTTCGGTCTGCCACCTACGGGAGGTTTGGGAATCGGAATCGATCGTTTGGTGATGTTACTCACAGACTCTCATTCCATTCGGGATACGATTTTATTTCCTTTGATGAGACCTGAGTAAAAGCCGGAATGAAAGTCCGTTCCTGTCCGAAGCAAATTCGGACAGGACGGATTTGCAATTGGAGAATTATTTTTTCTGAATTACCATTTTTTGTTCCGATTCCAAAAGTCTTTGCAATCGAATGAGTCCTTCTTTCAAATAAGTTCCTTGTGAGCCGGTCAAAGTGTAATTTTCCGTTTTTGCACGATTCGTATAACTTACAACAAACGATTTTCCCGCAGTAATTGCATTCAAAACTTCAGGTTCCAGAAGTGAGCTCACGACGATCGTATTGGAATAATCCGTTGAGGATTTTTTCAAATTGAACCAAGTATCGCCGATTTTCAAAGAAGTTCCCAAAGCCAGATCCACGTCGAAACTACCGATTTCATAACGAAGGTAATACTGAGTGACTCCCGAATTATTGTCCTTTTCGCCTTTCAATTTAATACAAGGTCTGCCGGAAAAAAAATAGAGTCTGCTACCGATGCAGATTTCTTCGGATTCCGCAGTGATCTGTTCCAAACTGGGTTCGTGTTGGATTACAAAGGACCTGGACCCGGAGCAGCCGGCGAGACTGAATGCGACTAAACCAATGATTAAAACGAGGAACCGGACTTTCTTGTCATTTCTTTCCATATCATTTTCAGGTTTTTCGAGATGCAAGGTTTCGCAAAGAAAAAAATCCTGTTCTTATATGATATCTTATCCCAAGGGAAAAATAAAAGTCCTTTTACTCGAAAATATTCATAAAGATGCCTACGAACTCTTTAAAAAAGACGGGTTCGATGTTACATTGGAAAAAGACGCTTTGGACGAAGACGATTTGGCGAAACGTATCGGCGAGATCCACATTCTCGGAATTCGCAGCAAAACTAACGTTACACCTAAAGTTTTGGCGAATGCACGCCGCCTTCTCAGCATCGGTTGTTTCTGCATCGGAACAAACCAGGTCGATTTGGAAGGTGCTGAAAAAATAGCAGTGCCTGTATTCAATGCACCTTATAGCAACACAAGATCCGTCGCAGAACTAGTGATAGCCGAAATTATCATGCTTGCACGAAAGGCTACCGATCAATCGAGAGACGTTCATTTGGGAAAATGGAATAAAATCGCAAAAGGTTGTTTTGAAGTCAGAGGAAAAACTTTAGGTATCGTAGGTTACGGCCATATAGGATCCCAAGTTTCCGTACTAGCGGAATCCATGGGTATGAAAGTGATTTTCTTCGATGTTATCGCCAAACTTCCATTAGGAAACGCAAGCCCCGTAGCAACCTACGAAGAATTATTGCAACAATCCGATTTCATCACCTTTCATGTGCCGGAAACGGAAGAAACGGAAAATCTTTTCAACAAAGCACACCTGGCTCATATCAAACCGAACTCTTACCTACTCAACCTTTCCCGGGGAAAAGTAGTCAATATCGAAGCATTGGCGGAAGGTTTAAAATCAGGAAGGATCGCAGGCGCGGGAATCGACGTATATCCGGAAGAACCTAAATCCAATGATGATCCTTTCAAAAGTCCTTTGCAAGGTTTGAATAATGTGATCTTAACTCCTCACGTAGGAGGCTCTACGGAAGAAGCGCAAAAAAATATAGGGACGGAAGTGGCTCAAAAGTTGCTTAAATTCATCAATAACGGTTCCACCACTTTCTCGGTAAATTTTCCCAATATCGAACTTGGAAATTTAAAACCGGGATTTCATCGAATTCTGAACATTCATAAAAACCAACCGGGTTTCCTAAGGGACATCAACTCCATCATTTCGGAAATGGGAGGAAATATCCTGAGTCAACACCTCAGCACTTCCACTAACATAGGTTATTTATCCATGGAGATAGATCGGAATTTGGGAGATGAATTGAAAAACAAAATCAAAGCGCACCAACATTCCATACGAACAAGGATTCTCTATTTGGATTAGATATGCTGTCTGTTCTACAGCTATATTCCGCTTCTCCTTTACGGAATTTTTCGTATCTGATTTATTCGGATCGTAACGGAGAAGCGGTTTGCATTGATCCCTACGATGCAAAACAAATCATCACCGCTTTAAAAAAACACGGACTGAAACTCAAATCCATTCTGAATACGCATGAACATCCCGATCATGTTCATGGGAACCTGGAACTCAAGGAAGAAACAAAGGCAAACGTCTTCGGCCATCCCGATGCCCGAGGCAAAATTCCGGGCATGGACGAAACACTGAAAGAATCGGGAGTTTATTTTGAAAACGAAGGGGACTCACTCGTTGCTTGGGAAACACCGGGACATACCGATTGCCATTTTTGTTTTGCAATACAATCCCGAACACGCATCCATTCCGTATTCAGCGGAGATATGATTTTCAATGCAGGTGTGGGAAATTGCACAAGAGGTGGAAATCCTTCCCGAATGTATCATACTGTTAAAAATAGATTTTATTCCATCCCCGATGAAGTACTACTTTATCCCGGACATGATTACTGGGAGAACAACTTGGGTTTTTCCGAATCCATAGAACCGAAAAACAATAACATAACGAAAGTTCGTTCCATGATGCAAACAAAGAGAAAAGATGTCGAATTTTTAATTTCCGATTTCGGAATGGAAAGAAAAATCAATCCATTCTTCCGGTTGAAGGAAAACTCTATTCTTAATTCAGCGAAACTCTCTCCGGCCGAAACTCTTTCCGAAGAGGAACTTTTTATCAAACTGCGCAAACTCAGAGACTCTTGGTAGGCTGAGATCGGTCGACTCCAAAACCCCAAAGGGCAAAAAGGCGAACCTTTCGAAATAAAATTTCGAAAATCCGTAACTTCGTTTTACAAGAGAAAGGTGGTGTGATAAAGAGGATGCATTGGGTGGCGGGTCTAGTTCCCCACCCAAATCGGGCGGGGAAAAATAAATCCCATCTCCCCCTCCCCTCGCAAATCTTTCTTTACTTGACTTTCGCTTTTTATTTTTAAAATATACACTAAAAATCCAAGGGGCATTATGACCATTCCGTATGTATGTATTCTATTTTCTCTTTTGCTTATCTATATAAATAAGATCCCAGTCAGTTTGGCCATGGCAAAAGAAGAAGGTGGGGCCGACAATCATTACCCGAGAGACCAACAAGCCCGCCTAACAGGAATCGGTAAACGAGCCTTAGCTGCCCATCAGAATTCTATCGAAGCGTTCCCTATATTTGCGATAGGAGTTTTCGTTTCCAGCATCAATCATGCAAACCAATCCTTAATGACTTACATCTCCGTTGCATTCGTTCTGGCAAGGATCGCATACTCGGTCTTTTATCTGACAGATCTGGCCCGGTTCCGATCTATAGTCTGGACCTTCGGACTTATTTTATCCGTATCCCTTTACCTTCTTCCCTTTTATTCTTAGAGGACAAAACCATCAAATCCGCATCCGTATATTTATTCCTTTT
The nucleotide sequence above comes from Leptospira kobayashii. Encoded proteins:
- the lysS gene encoding lysine--tRNA ligase, translating into MKDTNELVGQRIQKIKDWKAKGINPYPLRFFPDSHSSSLVNSFQPEPEGSEKKSFKLGGRLHAKRVMGKASFAHLKDKEGTIQLYATRDDLGEENYSLFKSLDLGDWIGVEGWLFQTQKGETTLHLTSVQLLAKCIRPLPVVKEKDGVIYDAFSDVEQRYRMRYVDLVVNDSVRETFKMRSRIVSEIRKFLTNEGFLEVETPMMQSIAGGAAAKPFVTHHNTLDMDLFLRIAPELYLKRLIVGGLDRVFELNRNFRNEGISTKHNPEFTMMEAYMAFGDMESMLKLTENMIVSVAESIGKGLKFAYGKEMIDITPPWKRVRYVDIINEYSGIDFSKVTSLAEAKEKAKAVKVDADDSVSIWKVCDEVFSALVEPNLIQPIFITDFPKELSPLAKSREDDPRYVERFEPYVAGREIGNAFTELNDPFDQRERFEEQVKQREAGDDEAFMMDEDYIRALEFGLPPTGGLGIGIDRLVMLLTDSHSIRDTILFPLMRPE
- the serA gene encoding phosphoglycerate dehydrogenase, giving the protein MISYPKGKIKVLLLENIHKDAYELFKKDGFDVTLEKDALDEDDLAKRIGEIHILGIRSKTNVTPKVLANARRLLSIGCFCIGTNQVDLEGAEKIAVPVFNAPYSNTRSVAELVIAEIIMLARKATDQSRDVHLGKWNKIAKGCFEVRGKTLGIVGYGHIGSQVSVLAESMGMKVIFFDVIAKLPLGNASPVATYEELLQQSDFITFHVPETEETENLFNKAHLAHIKPNSYLLNLSRGKVVNIEALAEGLKSGRIAGAGIDVYPEEPKSNDDPFKSPLQGLNNVILTPHVGGSTEEAQKNIGTEVAQKLLKFINNGSTTFSVNFPNIELGNLKPGFHRILNIHKNQPGFLRDINSIISEMGGNILSQHLSTSTNIGYLSMEIDRNLGDELKNKIKAHQHSIRTRILYLD
- a CDS encoding hydroxyacylglutathione hydrolase, producing the protein MLSVLQLYSASPLRNFSYLIYSDRNGEAVCIDPYDAKQIITALKKHGLKLKSILNTHEHPDHVHGNLELKEETKANVFGHPDARGKIPGMDETLKESGVYFENEGDSLVAWETPGHTDCHFCFAIQSRTRIHSVFSGDMIFNAGVGNCTRGGNPSRMYHTVKNRFYSIPDEVLLYPGHDYWENNLGFSESIEPKNNNITKVRSMMQTKRKDVEFLISDFGMERKINPFFRLKENSILNSAKLSPAETLSEEELFIKLRKLRDSW
- a CDS encoding MAPEG family protein, yielding MTIPYVCILFSLLLIYINKIPVSLAMAKEEGGADNHYPRDQQARLTGIGKRALAAHQNSIEAFPIFAIGVFVSSINHANQSLMTYISVAFVLARIAYSVFYLTDLARFRSIVWTFGLILSVSLYLLPFYS